From a single Hevea brasiliensis isolate MT/VB/25A 57/8 unplaced genomic scaffold, ASM3005281v1 Scaf1, whole genome shotgun sequence genomic region:
- the LOC110650761 gene encoding mitochondrial phosphate carrier protein 3, mitochondrial-like produces the protein MALSDSSRQSLIPSFIYSSASPKTLSLSKLLHSNPTQPSPSPSPSLMRKTGSFVIPAPSEPGKIAMYSPAFYAACTAGGILSCGLTHTAVTPLDLVKCNMQIDPAKYKSISSGFGVLLKEQGVRGFFRGWVPTLLGYSAQGACKFGFYEFFKKYYSDIAGPEYAAKYKTLIYLAGSASAEVIADVALCPFEAVKVRVQTQPGFARGLADGLPKFVKSEGALGLYKGLVPLWGRQIPYTMMKFASFETIVELIYKHAIPTPKDQCSKSLQLGISFAGGYIAGVFCAIVSHPADNLVSFLNNAKGATVGDAVKKLGLWGLFTRGLPLRIVMIGTLTGAQWGIYDAFKVFVGLPTTGGAAPAAVPAAAATELAKV, from the exons ATGGCTCTCTCCGATTCTTCTCGCCAATCCCTTATCCCTAGCTTCATCTACTCCTCTGCCTCTCCCAAAACCCTTTCTCTTTCCAAACTCCTCCACTCTAATCCCACCCAACCTTCCCCTTCGCCGTCGCCATCACTCATGAGGAAGACCGGCAGCTTCGTGATCCCCGCTCCAAGCGAACCTGGGAAGATCGCGATGTACTCTCCAGCTTTCTACGCTGCTTGCACTGCCGGAGGTATTCTCAGCTGTGGACTTACTCACACGGCCGTCACTCCCCTTGACCTTGTCAAATGTAATATGCAG ATTGATCCTGCAAAGTACAAAAGCATCTCATCTGGTTTTGGAGTTCTGCTCAAGGAGCAGGGAGTGAGAGGGTTCTTCAGGGGTTGGGTGCCAACCCTCCTTGGTTATAGTGCTCAGGGTGCCTGCAAATTTGGATTCTATGAGTTTTTCAAGAAATACTACTCTGACATTGCTGGGCCAGAGTATGCAGCCAAGTACAAGACCTTGATTTACCTTGCTGGTTCTGCATCTGCTGAGGTGATTGCAGATGTTGCTCTTTGCCCGTTTGAGGCAGTAAAGGTACGAGTTCAAACTCAGCCTGGTTTTGCCAGAGGCCTGGCTGATGGACTTCCCAAATTTGTAAAATCTGAAGGCGCGCTTGG GTTGTACAAAGGTCTTGTTCCTCTCTGGGGTCGTCAGATTCCAT ATACAATGATGAAGTTTGCATCTTTTGAGACCATTGTTGAGCTGATCTACAAGCATGCCATCCCCACACCGAAGGACCAGTGTAGCAAATCCCTACAGCTTGGCATTAGTTTTGCTGGTGGATATATCGCTGGTGTTTTCTGTGCCATTGTATCTCATCCTGCTGATAATCTTGTCTCTTTCCTTAACAACGCCAAAGGTGCAACTGTTGGTGAT GCTGTAAAGAAGCTAGGTTTATGGGGTCTGTTTACCCGAGGGCTGCCTCTCCGTATTGTCATGATTGGGACTCTTACTGGAGCCCAGTGGGGCATCTATGATGCATTCAAAGTTTTTGTGGGACT GCCAACCACTGGTGGTGCTGCTCCTGCTGCTGTCCCCGCTGCTGCTGCAACTGAGCTTGCAAAGGTGTAA